A region from the Desulfitobacterium dehalogenans ATCC 51507 genome encodes:
- a CDS encoding FAD-binding oxidoreductase yields the protein MNKALENQLTELLGPDSVSTLDIERRQYAHDMAPVPKIFGLFFKTMPDAIVRPNSSQQVQQLVKFTAANGVPLIPRGRSTTMMGGSYPVWGGISVDMTARKGIISLDEANRTVKVSSGIIWDNVLRYLEKRGLTLYCYPTSAPSATVGGWLGNGGVGLGKGGLGIGSPAYGYAADTVVDLGVVLPSGEYIESVAASQYKVQDFIGSDGVLAIYDTVTLRVRPLPARQEPFSFNFNEVTKLCWAVKESAALKPFFLLIEDEGMLGFKKKAGLHVPPAKNLVTVVLEGEGASLDSDIQELRKIMITHGGQELSREIAEEEWAGRYYAMRHKSAGPNLLGGEFSAPIDQLTEVVRRVNELAENKNITIGIHGTLGVNEMLFMPQVLSDERKKFRYLTMMSLVKDLNDMSIDLGGVPYGAGLFNAFYAKEIHGERFDELVQLKKELDPRKVMNPGKAIHCMTRFKIALPKFAYGLGMFGLGLFVKYGK from the coding sequence ATGAATAAAGCATTAGAAAACCAATTGACCGAGCTCCTCGGCCCGGATTCGGTATCAACTCTTGATATTGAACGCAGGCAATATGCCCATGATATGGCCCCTGTGCCGAAGATCTTCGGGTTGTTCTTCAAGACCATGCCCGATGCCATTGTGCGTCCGAATTCTTCTCAGCAGGTTCAGCAGTTGGTGAAATTTACAGCTGCCAATGGGGTCCCCCTTATCCCCCGGGGACGTTCCACAACCATGATGGGAGGGTCCTACCCCGTTTGGGGCGGAATCTCTGTGGATATGACGGCACGCAAGGGGATTATCTCCCTGGATGAGGCAAACAGGACAGTGAAGGTCAGTTCAGGAATAATCTGGGATAATGTCTTAAGATACTTAGAAAAACGGGGACTCACTTTATATTGCTACCCTACCAGCGCTCCCTCGGCCACCGTGGGCGGTTGGTTGGGCAATGGCGGAGTCGGGCTGGGAAAAGGCGGATTGGGAATTGGTTCCCCCGCGTATGGTTATGCGGCAGATACGGTAGTGGATCTGGGGGTAGTTCTACCCTCAGGGGAATACATTGAATCCGTGGCAGCTTCTCAATATAAAGTGCAAGATTTCATCGGCAGTGACGGAGTCCTGGCTATCTATGATACGGTGACGCTGAGAGTCCGCCCTCTTCCTGCACGGCAAGAACCCTTCAGCTTTAATTTTAACGAAGTAACCAAGCTTTGCTGGGCAGTTAAAGAAAGTGCGGCACTTAAACCCTTCTTCCTGCTGATCGAAGATGAAGGTATGCTTGGCTTTAAGAAAAAAGCCGGGCTTCATGTTCCACCAGCTAAAAACTTAGTCACTGTGGTCTTGGAGGGAGAAGGGGCTTCCTTAGACTCCGATATCCAAGAACTGCGTAAGATCATGATCACTCATGGGGGCCAGGAATTATCCCGAGAGATTGCAGAGGAAGAATGGGCGGGTCGTTATTATGCTATGCGCCATAAAAGTGCCGGACCCAATCTTCTCGGCGGGGAATTCAGCGCCCCAATCGATCAGTTAACGGAAGTGGTCAGACGGGTTAATGAATTGGCGGAAAATAAGAACATCACCATTGGTATTCACGGGACTCTCGGTGTTAACGAGATGTTGTTTATGCCTCAGGTGCTCAGTGATGAACGAAAGAAATTCCGTTATTTGACGATGATGTCCTTGGTTAAAGACTTAAATGATATGAGTATTGATCTAGGTGGAGTACCCTATGGTGCAGGTTTATTCAATGCCTTTTATGCCAAGGAGATCCATGGGGAGAGATTCGACGAATTGGTTCAGCTCAAAAAAGAGCTTGATCCCCGTAAAGTCATGAACCCTGGCAAGGCGATTCACTGTATGACCCGATTTAAGATAGCTCTTCCTAAGTTCGCTTACGGTCTGGGTATGTTTGGGTTGGGCCTTTTTGTAAAGTATGGCAAATAG
- a CDS encoding (Fe-S)-binding protein produces MLQEKLRSIEHHIYTCASCAFCTAICPISEQIGWESYGPRGRMHLLKLLIEKDVQPSDTVKERYYACTTCSRCEKVCQTDLPLVEIWEDVRSWLVEDKLGPLEPHKKIGASVEESHNTYREPASARNDWAKDINVELKRKGKIAFYVGCTSSYRMQQLAQDTMKILQALGEDVAVLGEDEWCCGSVLLRTGQRSQIKEIAAHNVEALKNTGAEIVVASCTGCFKTISGDYPVITGEELPFKMMHITQFLAQRIQEGKLKFKRAIHEKVTYHDPCHLGLHAGEYAAPRDILRAIPGVELIEMDFVREESRCCGAGGGMKAGMPDVAMGIGISRVDEAEETGAGILASCCPFCKTNLSQAIEASHKDLVQKDITALVVESMGLDI; encoded by the coding sequence ATGCTACAAGAAAAACTGCGATCTATTGAACATCATATCTATACCTGCGCGTCCTGTGCATTTTGTACAGCTATTTGCCCCATATCCGAACAAATCGGATGGGAGAGTTATGGTCCTCGGGGAAGAATGCATCTTCTTAAACTTTTGATTGAAAAGGATGTACAACCCAGCGATACGGTTAAAGAGCGTTATTACGCTTGTACCACCTGCAGTCGCTGCGAGAAAGTTTGTCAGACAGATTTGCCCTTGGTAGAGATCTGGGAAGATGTACGCTCCTGGCTGGTTGAGGACAAACTTGGTCCTCTGGAACCTCATAAGAAAATCGGAGCATCTGTAGAGGAAAGCCACAATACCTATCGTGAACCGGCTTCTGCCAGAAATGATTGGGCGAAAGACATTAATGTGGAGCTGAAGAGGAAGGGTAAAATAGCATTTTATGTAGGGTGTACCTCTTCTTACCGGATGCAGCAGTTGGCTCAGGATACCATGAAGATACTCCAAGCCTTAGGCGAAGATGTGGCAGTTTTGGGAGAAGATGAATGGTGCTGTGGTTCTGTATTACTGCGGACTGGACAACGAAGCCAAATTAAAGAAATCGCAGCCCATAATGTAGAAGCTCTTAAGAATACAGGAGCGGAGATTGTTGTGGCTTCCTGTACAGGCTGCTTCAAAACCATTAGTGGAGATTATCCGGTGATTACCGGGGAAGAGCTGCCTTTTAAGATGATGCACATCACTCAGTTCCTGGCCCAACGAATTCAAGAGGGTAAGCTTAAGTTTAAAAGGGCCATCCATGAAAAAGTAACCTATCATGATCCATGCCATCTAGGGCTGCATGCTGGAGAATATGCTGCTCCTCGGGATATCCTCAGGGCAATTCCCGGGGTGGAGCTGATCGAGATGGACTTTGTCCGTGAGGAGTCCCGCTGCTGCGGCGCCGGGGGCGGCATGAAAGCAGGTATGCCTGATGTGGCTATGGGAATCGGAATATCCCGTGTGGATGAAGCTGAAGAAACGGGTGCCGGCATTCTGGCCAGCTGCTGTCCATTCTGCAAGACCAATCTATCTCAAGCCATTGAGGCTTCTCATAAAGACCTGGTGCAAAAAGACATTACGGCTTTGGTCGTGGAATCTATGGGTCTTGATATTTAA